One part of the Tunicatimonas pelagia genome encodes these proteins:
- a CDS encoding DUF3276 family protein, with protein MEDNQGKDRAEIYSQRVRAGKRTYFFDVKSTRSNDYYLTITESRRRYKDDGYFYEKHKIFLYKEDFNKFMTALQETVGHVKEELMPEYDFDQFENNNHEEVTTTQEAPAHATTSVDEELKWD; from the coding sequence GTGGAAGACAATCAAGGAAAAGATCGAGCAGAAATTTACTCTCAACGGGTACGAGCCGGAAAGCGCACGTACTTTTTCGATGTGAAATCAACGCGCTCTAACGACTATTATTTAACCATTACCGAAAGCCGAAGACGTTATAAGGACGACGGGTACTTTTACGAGAAGCATAAAATTTTTCTCTACAAGGAAGATTTTAACAAGTTTATGACCGCACTACAAGAAACTGTAGGGCACGTAAAAGAAGAGTTAATGCCCGAATATGATTTCGATCAGTTCGAGAATAACAATCACGAAGAGGTAACTACCACCCAGGAAGCTCCGGCTCACGCGACTACTAGCGTAGACGAAGAGTTGAAATGGGACTAG
- a CDS encoding DUF58 domain-containing protein — translation MLNLSEIREFGNIELLAKQLVEGFITGLHKSPYHGFSVEFAEHRLYNTGESTRHIDWKVYAKTGRLYTKRYEEETNLRCQLVVDNSSSMYYPQKNKGKITFSVMATAALAHLLQKQRDAVGLCVFSEDIDQQTQVKSTASHLHKLFLVLENLLKEESSSRQTSVANVLHQVAEKIHKRSLVIIFSDMFENQEETDQIFGALQHLKHNRHEVLLFHVIDHKTELDFDFEERPYEFIDMERGERLKLQPSQVKDAYQKYVAEYFRELEIRCGQAKIDFVTADINQGFDQVLRNYLIKRVSMK, via the coding sequence ATGCTTAATCTGTCCGAAATTAGAGAGTTTGGTAATATTGAACTACTAGCCAAGCAATTAGTAGAAGGATTTATTACCGGACTCCACAAATCACCCTACCACGGTTTTTCGGTAGAGTTTGCTGAGCACCGCCTCTACAATACGGGCGAAAGCACCCGGCATATTGATTGGAAAGTATACGCCAAAACGGGCCGTTTGTACACGAAACGATACGAGGAAGAAACTAACTTACGTTGCCAATTGGTGGTAGACAATTCGTCTTCTATGTATTATCCGCAGAAGAACAAGGGTAAAATCACGTTTAGTGTGATGGCTACCGCAGCCTTGGCTCATTTATTACAGAAACAGCGCGATGCGGTGGGGCTCTGCGTATTTTCTGAAGACATTGACCAACAAACCCAAGTAAAGTCTACGGCTTCACATTTGCATAAGCTTTTCTTGGTCTTAGAAAATCTGCTAAAAGAAGAATCCTCTTCCCGACAAACGTCGGTAGCCAATGTGCTGCACCAAGTGGCGGAGAAAATTCATAAGCGATCGCTGGTAATTATTTTCAGTGATATGTTTGAGAACCAGGAAGAAACCGATCAGATATTCGGAGCCTTGCAGCATTTGAAGCATAATCGGCATGAAGTGCTTCTCTTCCATGTAATCGATCATAAAACTGAGCTTGACTTTGATTTTGAAGAGCGACCTTACGAGTTTATTGATATGGAGCGGGGCGAACGGCTAAAGTTACAGCCTTCCCAAGTGAAAGATGCTTACCAAAAGTACGTGGCCGAATACTTCCGAGAACTAGAAATTCGCTGCGGACAAGCCAAGATTGATTTTGTAACTGCCGACATTAATCAGGGTTTTGATCAAGTTTTACGGAATTACTTGATCAAACGGGTTAGTATGAAGTAA
- a CDS encoding helix-turn-helix domain-containing protein, which yields MNGIPLYQEINDLHRLTGSHLRTRNPLFHCFNMAEANELEQTTTQPHRTSFYTLALNFGTKNLSYSLNETTFDQPDNFILCVAPGQIAQWEKQGDWFGFCTFFKSEFLDFSEQVNFLHQYPFFNINETNLISVGAADFEPLKLLFQLIIEEQASEEKFSREVIKSHFQAILWKVRRIYEIHSGDNPRDRAGAVITAQFQYLVNEHFLTKTTIEEYADLLNISANHLSQTISNNLGRTAKTVISKRRVKEARYLLAYTTQPISAIAFHLGFSEPTHFTKFFKKLTEVTPQTYRANNS from the coding sequence TTGAACGGAATACCCTTATACCAGGAGATTAATGATTTGCACCGATTAACGGGATCGCATCTCCGAACCCGTAACCCGCTTTTTCACTGCTTCAATATGGCGGAAGCAAATGAATTGGAACAAACCACCACCCAGCCCCACCGAACCAGTTTTTACACGCTAGCCCTTAACTTCGGAACTAAAAACTTGTCGTATTCCCTCAACGAAACTACGTTTGATCAGCCGGATAACTTTATTCTCTGCGTAGCCCCCGGGCAAATTGCCCAGTGGGAGAAACAGGGTGATTGGTTTGGGTTCTGTACGTTCTTCAAAAGCGAGTTTCTAGACTTTTCCGAACAGGTTAATTTTCTGCATCAGTATCCTTTTTTCAACATCAATGAGACCAACCTTATTTCGGTAGGGGCCGCTGACTTTGAGCCGCTGAAACTGCTGTTTCAACTTATTATTGAAGAGCAGGCTAGTGAGGAAAAATTTAGTCGAGAGGTTATCAAATCGCACTTCCAGGCCATACTTTGGAAAGTGCGACGAATCTACGAAATACACTCTGGCGATAATCCGCGTGATCGGGCCGGGGCGGTAATCACCGCTCAGTTTCAATACTTGGTAAACGAGCACTTTCTGACTAAAACCACCATTGAGGAGTACGCCGACTTGCTGAACATTTCGGCTAATCACTTGAGCCAGACGATTTCTAATAACCTGGGCAGAACGGCTAAGACCGTTATCAGTAAGAGAAGAGTGAAGGAGGCTCGGTACTTATTGGCGTACACCACCCAACCTATTTCGGCAATTGCTTTTCATCTGGGCTTCTCGGAACCTACCCATTTTACTAAATTTTTTAAAAAGCTGACGGAAGTCACTCCCCAAACG